From the Thermus brockianus genome, the window CGAAGCCCTCGGTGAAGCTCCCTCCCCCCCGCACCGCCTGTTTGATCTTCTCCCCTAGGCCCTCCAGGCCGTCCTCCACCCGGGCCCACTCCCCCAGAAGCCCCCCCGCCACCAGGGCGATAAGCCCCAGGACCACCCCGTCTAGGGCCCCTCCCTTGGCCCGGCCCAGGGCCTGGGCCATGGAGAGCCCGATGAAGAGGGTGGTGAGCCCCACCCCCTGGACCATGATGCGGGCCATGCGCTCGGGAAGCCGGCCCCGGAGGAGGAGCCCAAGCCCCGTGCCCACCACCACGGTAAGGGTGTTCACCAAGGTTCCGGAAAGCTTGTCCCAAAGGCTAAGCTCCATGGGGGTATTCTATGCAGGATGGAGCGCTTCCTCACGGCGGACGGGACCCCCACCCTGTACCATCCCCGCTACCGGGAGGCCTACCACCCCCGGCAGGGGGCCCTCCTGCAGGCCCGCAGGCTCTACGTGGAGAAGACCCTGACCCACCTGCACCCGGCCCCTAGGGTCCTCGAGGTGGGCTTCGGCCTGGGGGTGAACTTCCGGGCGGCCTTGGAAAGCGCCCTTGCGAGGGGGGTGAGGCTCCGCTACCTGGCGGTGGAGAAAGAGCCCTTGCCCCGGGAGGTCCTTTTGCGGCTTGCCCTTCCCCTTCCCCGGGCGGAAGGGGTGTTTGCGGAGATCCTTAAGGCCTGGC encodes:
- the mnmD gene encoding tRNA (5-methylaminomethyl-2-thiouridine)(34)-methyltransferase MnmD, whose translation is MERFLTADGTPTLYHPRYREAYHPRQGALLQARRLYVEKTLTHLHPAPRVLEVGFGLGVNFRAALESALARGVRLRYLAVEKEPLPREVLLRLALPLPRAEGVFAEILKAWPAERFAGPWGELRLLFGDIREVALPRAWATAVFLDPFSPKVNPEAWEPPVLQRLRQALRPRGRLATYSAQGAFRRALQGAGFSVHRVPGVGKREWTVGIAVKAPPG